ggcctcagccactgcaatcaaactccagacacttgtatcaCCCAGTAGGCACGTGCAatcctgcacttgcctcacctttgtgcatctggcttacatgggatctgaggactagaacatgggtccttaggctttgtaggcaaacaccttaacctctaagccatctctccagcccagatccagGATTTTTAAGTATAAATCCAGGAGCTTCCTGGCTGTTTTACACATGACAAAGatctaaacttctttttttttttttttgcacagagTTCTGAACTTCGGTTGGTTTCATCATATGTCTCCGTGTCTCCTGCTGCCTCCAGCTAGCTTGTGTCATTTTCAGTCCTGGGAAAAGAGGCCCAAGGCCTGTTACTCACCCCGCAGCAGCTGCAGCAGACTTCCCTTGGGCATGAGCTCAGTGATGATGTAGACAGGGTCCCCAGTGGATGCCACGGCATATAGTGCCAGGATGTGCTTGTGCCTCAGCCTCTTCATGGCCTGAATCTCTGACTGGAAGGTGTTCTGGTGCAGGAGGTTGTCTAAGAGGGAGCAGCTTCAGTGGGTAGTCCTGCGCCCCAAGCAGGAGATCCTGTCCCCACAAAGCAGCTGGGGGAATGTGAGCAGCTCAGAAAGATGAGACCCAGCCCCCAAGCCAGGGCATCAAGGCCTCCACGGCCCTGACCTCAGTTCCCCAAACCTGGTGTGTCCACCTGCCCTTGCATGCTCCACCTGGCCAAGGCTACTGGAGCCAGGGCTTCAAGCTGGACACCCTCAGTGTCTTGCTGCTCTGATTCTTGAAGTGTGAGGTACAGAACTGGGCAGGGAGATGAGATTCTAGGTAAACCTTTCATATTTCCAGTGACTTGTTTGGGCAAAAACAGGTGAAActgaaagaaacaactctttCCACAATGCTGTAGGTGCCTTGTAGGTATGGCAAGGTTCATCTTAGCAGGGTGAGGTCAAAGTCTCCACTGGTGGGACTGGTGGGAAAGGGACATGTGACCAAGTGGCCCCTGGTGTGGGCCTGCTCACCTCTGGAGATGACCTTCACAGCCACACGGACCTGGCCTTTCCAGAGCCCTTCGAAGACCTCCCCAAAGTAGCCGGCCCCCAGCTTACTGCAGAGCGTGAATTCCTCCCTTGGCCTCTCCCAGTTGGCCCAGTGGGGCAGGGGTTCAGACTTGTGCTATAGGGACAGGTAGGGGCAGAGGGGTTGCTAGCTGGATCACTGGCTTGTCCTCAGAAAGGGCTTGTTTTTAACCCCACATGAGGAGGCCTGCTTACCCTCAAATTTAGGGCAATGTCCAGTTTGGCAGAGTCTGAGTGTCATGAACAAAAATGCCACTCTCTCATCTACAGGGACCAGTGACACCCCTCAAACTCTTGTCCCCAGACTTAATAGGACTTAGTAGGAGCACAACTGAGCTAGTGGGCCAGCATGAAAATGACAAGGGGGCCCCACCTCCTGGAGCATAGCCCCTACTGTATGACCCCCAGCAATGATATCCCATAGAGGTGAGTGGCCCTACCTTCCAGCAGGGAATGCTCAGCCGAAGGCCATGGGACAGGCTCTGAGCCTTGTGGTAGTCCACAAGCTCAGGCAGGCTGGAGAAGGACACTGCCTCATTCAGGTGCAGCCGGCCCCCCTCATGCCTCCAGATCCTGTAGTGCCGCACAGCATGAGCATCTCTCACTGGGGCAGGGTGACCAACAAAAAGGGCATAAGCAGGCATCCCATCCCTACCATCCACCCTGGGCACTGCCTGCACTCAGCCACATGTAGCAGGAGCCAGGTCTGCTCTgctccaattccagatatgggggTCACATGCAGGGTTGGACACCTGTGGGCCTAGGACTTCCATGACACATGGTTATGGGCAAGATCACAAAAGAGGACCAAGGGAGATCTCCTATTCCAGAGCAGAGTGTCTGGCTTCCTGTTCTGACCTGGGGTTTGGATGCCAAATGGAAGTGTAAGGGCTccaagaagaagaggcagatgtcACAGGCCTCATAGAAGGAAGCTAGGCCACCATGTAGTCAGGAGGGCCTAAGAGGCGAGTGCAGACAAGAAGAAGCTGTGGAAGCAGGTGATACCTGAGAGGACATAGTCAGCTCCTGGCTTCTCACTGACTCTGACCAAGAAGGCACCTGTTGAGTTCCCCTCAGCCTGTAGCTGGTGCATGGCCTCTGAGCGGGAGATTCGACCGAAGAACCACCTGTAGGGGAGGGGCAGCCTGAACCCACCCCAGACCCATATCACTCTGCCCTCAATCTGCCTGCCTATAGTCCTAGCCACCATTGGCTACTGTCTTACATTTCTAGGCCTGACCAGACTGCATCCCCAAGctacacccacccacccagaggCCTTTTTgaccacagtggaccctgaaagtcTCAACTGGCTGGTTCTGGACACATGAAAAGGTTCTCGTTACCTGGAAGAGGTACAGGAAGGCACTGCTCACTATCCTGACCTGGATGATGCCCATCTCTTGGCCAAATTCTCCAAAACACCTATAGTCCCATTATATGACTGACCCCAACCTCTAATGTGAGACCAGAGCCACAGGCCCAGCGCTGGCCCAGGGGCAGGTGAGGGAGGGGTTTGAATAGCAGCTCCCAGATACTGTTTCCCTATTCATGCtttgcatgcacgtgtgcactcAAATGCACAGAAACACACTGAGGCAAATGTACACATATACTCATGTTTGTGCACAAATGCATGTTCACAGTGCACTGATGCACACACATAGTCACACATGCAGTCAAACATTCATGCTCATATGTACAACACAGACACTAATGTAAATAATCATGCACAAATGTATATTCATAGTGCACTGATGTACacttacatgtgcacacacttgcacacccATTTACTCACATTTGCATACTTGCACAGACATGCAAATGTGTAGACATGCACAACCCTCCTGTACATGCAGAGACACAgtgacatatacatacacactattCATTCAAAAATATATGCACAACACTGGCTCCCAATACAAGAGTGGACATATCTAGACTGTGGACTATGGAGGGGGGTCCTTGGCTTCCTCAGATGACCTCTGCTCCCAGAGTTTCCAACTTTATTCAGAGCCATCACAACATGGGTCCCACAGGAGCCCACTGCCCAGCACAGTCCTTTGGAACCTATTCCCTGGGCTCTTGTAAAGTTAGAACAACTCTCCACTCACTCTTCTGACCACCCTGCCTCATTATCTCTCATCACATGTGCTGGGTTCTCAGGACCTCAAGACTTTCATTCCTGCTATGCTAGCCACATgattccttctcagtcttttgtaTGTATGTCCCTCCTGCCCCAGTCTTGTCCCACATTGTGGGCCCTTATCTCTGGAACTATCCCATATGGGTTTACGGGTACAGTTTACCATCCTTATTGCTCATCTCTCCATGCATGCTCACAAACTTCCATACACAGCAGTGTATGAAGGAGCAAGGCAGCAGGAACCTCTCCCACTGAGCCCTTCCCAGGCCAGAGCAGCTGACACAGCCGGGGtgcccaggtagctatagacaTGCCCACCCAGCCACCCTGTAGTTCCTCAAAGCCTCCAGGGGCTCAGTTGTGTGGATGGCCAGGAGCAGTGGGCCTGGGAGACTGCAGGAGACACAGGAACACCCACCACCATACTTGCTCCCACATGGCATCCCCAACAGGTAATAGGCTTGCCCTAGCACCCTTCAGGCTCCCTTAAACAGGTTGCACATCTGGTTCTGGCTGTTTAAGGAGAGAGCAAACTTCACACTCCCAAAAGCTCTTAGACGTTCACACAGACCTTGTCGCTGGCTATCAGACCCCAGAAAAtccaccctgggtcctttggttgcaTATGAGTCTAGCAGAGAAGCTGCTATAAATGGGAAATGGATGTGGATAGGTCCCGGAGAGAAGTCCTGTCCCCATGTGTCACACAATAGCTTGTTCCAGTCAGTATTCATGAGTACCAGAATGAGGAGGTCCAGAGTAGGACCAGCTGGGTGCCTAGCTACAGTCTCATATACCCCTGGCCTCCCCAGACCCTGCCCCCTGAGTTAAGTGTCCAGGGCCACTCACGGCTCAGATTCCACAGTCTCCTTCTCAGCTAGATAGTTGTAAGGCACATAGCCCTCAGCTAGGGTTCCGCCTGAAGCATCCAGCAAGGCAGCCCACCACCACTGCTCCTCCTTCCTGGTCACATGGAAAAGATCTCCTGCCTGGAAGCTCAGCTCCTCATCTGTTCGGGCCTCAAAGTCCCAGAGGCCCACATACTTGGGGCCCAGGTGAACCTGGCCCCGAGACACCATGGCAGACTCAGTAGCAGAGCCACCTGTGGGCTGTAGACACCTGGAGCAGGGAGGACCAGGCAGGACTGCTCCTGTAGCAGGCCAGTAACACCCAGTTCCTCATGACAGGCAGGAAGCCAGCCACACCCAGTATCCACTGGGGATGGCCTATTCTGGCTCCACCTCAAGGGACCTGCTAGCCTCCATATAGCCTTATGTCCACCAAAGTCAGACTATGTTGCATGTTCATACCCATCTTCAGGGGAGGCCTGCCAGCTGAGCAATCACATGGCTGAATCCCAACCAAGCTCATCAGATGGTAGGCACAATAGGTGTCAACCAGACCCACAATCTCTGGCCTGTGAGTATTACAGTCAGTGGAGGGAAGGAGAACAGTGGAGGGAGGTGGTGAAGATGGTAAGCAGAATGCAGGTTGCAACTTCTTCCACCTGGAAGTCTCCTATGCCCTGGCTGGGCACCTCTCTGTCACCTGAGGACAATACCCTATATGCTGACAAATGTTAGGGGCCACAAAGGGGCTGGCAG
Above is a window of Jaculus jaculus isolate mJacJac1 chromosome 8, mJacJac1.mat.Y.cur, whole genome shotgun sequence DNA encoding:
- the Ptk6 gene encoding protein-tyrosine kinase 6; translation: MVSRGQVHLGPKYVGLWDFEARTDEELSFQAGDLFHVTRKEEQWWWAALLDASGGTLAEGYVPYNYLAEKETVESEPWFFGRISRSEAMHQLQAEGNSTGAFLVRVSEKPGADYVLSVRDAHAVRHYRIWRHEGGRLHLNEAVSFSSLPELVDYHKAQSLSHGLRLSIPCWKHKSEPLPHWANWERPREEFTLCSKLGAGYFGEVFEGLWKGQVRVAVKVISRDNLLHQNTFQSEIQAMKRLRHKHILALYAVASTGDPVYIITELMPKGSLLQLLRESDEKALPVLELVDFASQVAEGMCYLESQNYIHRDLAARNILVGANNICKVGDFGLARLIKEDIYLSHDHNIPYKWTAPEALSRGHYSIKSDVWSFGVLVHEIFSRGQTPYPGMSNHEAFLRVDAGYRMPCPQECPPNIYKLMLDCWSRDPEQRPCFKSLCEKLSGFTRYENLV